The following coding sequences are from one Trichoplusia ni isolate ovarian cell line Hi5 unplaced genomic scaffold, tn1 tig00001872, whole genome shotgun sequence window:
- the LOC113507375 gene encoding uncharacterized protein LOC113507375 has product MKKEQSSFLSSMQSSLQEIKSQYTKLQESVDFTSTKYDEVINKMLQYEAERKETNTYIKKLEDRVDQLEKLAKNTCLEIKNIPKNSNETKMDLVNVVLSISKALDASIAQTEIKDVFRIHSSTAMNNTIIVDLTTVVKKEIILQAVRTYNKANRDNKLNTCHLHINGPKPPVYISDNLTMKTRKLFFLSGEFAALHHFKHCWTAHGKVYIRKEDGAKRYCINCEGDFSKIPEI; this is encoded by the coding sequence atgaaaaaagagCAGTCCTCGTTTTTGTCATCTATGCAATCATCGCTTCAAGAAATTAAATCTCAGTACACCAAACTGCAAGAATCCGTCGATTTCACATCCACTAAGTACGATGAggtgataaataaaatgctcCAATATGAGGCTGAAAGAAAGGAAACTAACACCTACATTAAAAAACTTGAAGACCGAGTGGATCAACTAGAAAAACTAGCAAAAAACACCTgcctagaaataaaaaacatcccAAAGAATTCTAATGAAACCAAAATGGACCTCGTGAACGTGGTCTTAAGCATCAGCAAAGCCCTCGATGCCTCGATAGCTCAAACCGAAATCAAGGATGTCTTCAGGATCCATTCATCTACGGCTATGAATAACACCATTATAGTGGACCTCACAACGGTTGTAAAAAAGGAAATCATATTGCAAGCTGTTAGAACATACAATAAAGCGAACAGAGATAATAAACTGAATACCTGCCACTTGCATATCAATGGACCGAAACCCCCAGTATACATCTCAGATAATTTGACTATGAAAACACGGAAATTATTTTTCCTGTCTGGAGAATTCGCTGCACTACATCACTTTAAACACTGTTGGACAGCCCATGGCAAAGTGTACATTCGCAAAGAAGATGGGGCGAAACGATATTGCATTAACTGTGAAGGAGATTTTTCCAAGATTCCTGAAATATGA